The following proteins are co-located in the Silene latifolia isolate original U9 population chromosome 1, ASM4854445v1, whole genome shotgun sequence genome:
- the LOC141645843 gene encoding uncharacterized protein LOC141645843, translating to MSNLMKLEIKALDITGKNYLSWMLDVKLHLDAKALGETIKENNTTSSQDKAKAMIFLRHHLNGGLKVEYLTVKDPQVLWKNLKDTRKRHNIVKKRYNIDDDKIEKNRNENVTNICYRCGGKGNWSRVCRTPKHLVDLYQQSIKRKGKKVETNLVYEDRDDDFDIENTTYLEVADFFTAPKENN from the exons ATGTCGAACCTTATGAAACTAGAAATTAAGGCTCTTGACATTACTGGGAAAAATTATTTATCTTGGATGCTGGATGTTAAATTACACCTTGATGCAAAAGCTCTTGGTGAGACTATTAAAGAAAATAACACAACATCGAGTCAGGATAAGGCTAAGGCCATGATATTCCTTCGCCATCACCTTAACGGGGGACTCAAAGTTGAATATTTGACTGTTAAAGACCCCCAAGTGCTTTGGAAAAATCTAAAGGATACCAGAAAACG ACACAATATCGTGAAAAAGAGGTATAATATTGATGATGacaaaattgagaaaaatagaaatgaaaatgtGACTAATATATGTTATCGATGTGGAGGAAAGGGCAATTGGTCTCGTGTTTGTCGTACTCCAAAGCACTTGGTTGATCTCTACCAACAATCAATAAAGCGGAAAGGAAAGAAAGTGGAGACTAATCTAGTTTATGAAGATAGAGATGACGATTTTGATATTGAAAATACAACCTATTTAGAAGTTGCTGATTTCTTCACCGCCCCTAAAGAGAATAATTAA
- the LOC141645854 gene encoding uncharacterized protein LOC141645854: protein MRIVSRCITNRLAKVMGYLIGDFQNAFLPGRQISDNILLAHEAIHKVNSHKKGKTGRFAFKADMSKAYDRVNWIFLEAVLARVGFPRRVITLIMNCVTTVSYQVLFNGAPLQLFQPKCGLRQEDPLSPYLFVLCMEVFSKNFLKLQNNGTLKGITLAQGERQLTHLFFADDAVFFLQDKDGSVKAFNKLLRNYCKESGQIINEEKSGIIFSPSTKIMKARECMRTLKIKGNKGMGKYLGLPTEFQGSKKAFFEGLINHVVKRISSWNGIFLSPAGRLTLISSVLSNLSNYCLSVFKVPVSVTYRINSLLSHFWWAGCKSGKTIHWCSHRFLSLPKREGGLGIRNIECLNEALLAKHGWRIVSGHDSYFSRIFRKLLYKEELIEGGVMRYTPGYSWGSRSVQHGLKLIREHMGWKPGPLSSLNVWTSRWVEGELAEGRNEIISVDMDNTRNLQVRDLCNEGISEEGGTWKNDMIKELFSDETASKILAMPLCFSRKKDTVFWTYSSSGEYNVKSGYGILFSKFMELKGSEKDRERIGAEEKTFCRRKLWKLPGPAMWKILIWRIITDTLPVGVNFERRNIQLEIRCKLCGYEEVNTVTMEHLFRDCEISKRLWACTELGIRSSQAHRMDIRKWVMQWINYLEKLEEGTSRIIRFMATLWCIWCVRNIIIFKGESFHPFLFLNLWTQEVRKADEAMLVCNKDKVKRTQEGEEMGDDTGKWIRESKPFYAIGALYNCECTRVMVDAGWKSKEKASVGWVAYTETSQIMVEKYKAIKAESALQAEALGLREVILWAKEEGRWHVEVSTDCLPLIAFFAGSEKAHHMTKEILEDILALSGYFHCLSFSYIPRSSNKVAHSLAKKAMTS, encoded by the coding sequence ATGAGAATTGTTTCGAGGTGCATCACAAATAGACTGGCAAAGGTGATGGGTTATCTGATAGGAGACTTCCAGAACGCTTTCCTTCCTGGAAGACAAATCTCGGATAATATCTTACTTGCTCATGAAGCCATACACAAAGTCAATTCACACAAAAAGGGCAAGACTGGTCGTTTTGCTTTCAAGGCGGATATGAGTAAAGCTTATGATAGGGTTAATTGGATCTTCCTTGAAGCAGTCCTGGCTAGAGTGGGTTTCCCGAGAAGAGTGATAACTCTAATAATGAATTGCGTGACTACAGTGTCATATCAAGTACTTTTCAATGGTGCTCCACTTCAATTATTCCAGCCAAAGTGTGGTCTTAGACAAGAAGACCCCCTCTCTCCCTACCTATTTGTGCTATGTATGGAGGTGTTTTCAAAAAATTTTTTAAAGCTACAAAATAATGGAACTTTAAAGGGTATAACTTTGGCGCAAGGAGAAAGACAATTGACCCATTTATTTTTTGCGGATGATGCGGTGTTCTTTCTGCAAGATAAGGATGGATCAGTGAAGGCTTTTAACAAACTATTAAGAAATTACTGCAAGGAGTCAGGGCAAATTATCAATGAGGAGAAATCCGGGATTATTTTTAGCCCTAGTACCAAAATAATGAAGGCAAGGGAGTGTATGAGGACTCTGAAAATTAAGGGGAATAAAGGTATGGGAAAGTATTTGGGGCTACCGACGGAGTTCCAAGGTTCAAAAAAGGCGTTCTTCGAGGGCCTAATTAACCATGTGGTAAAGCGCATTTCGTCATGGAATGGAATTTTTCTATCTCCAGCTGGGAGGCTAACCCTCATTTCATCAGTTCTATCAAATCTCTCAAATTACTGTCTATCGGTATTCAAGGTACCGGTAAGTGTGACATATAGAATTAACTCTCttttgtcacatttttggtgggctgGATGTAAATCAGGAAAAACCATTCACTGGTGTAGTCATAGATTCCTTAGTCTCCCAAAGCGCGAAGGTGGACTTGGCATAAGGAATATTGAATGCTTGAATGAAGCATTACTGGCTAAACATGGGTGGAGGATTGTTTCAGGCCATGATTCATATTTTAGCCGGATCTTTAGAAAGCTACTTTATAAAGAGGAATTAATAGAGGGCGGTGTAATGAGATATACCCCTGGGTATTCATGGGGTTCAAGAAGTGTACAACATGGATTGAAATTGATAAGGGAGCATATGGGATGGAAGCCGGGGCCTCTATCAAGCCTTAATGTGTGGACTAGTAGATGGGTGGAAGGGGAGCTTGCGGAGGGAAGGAACGAGATTATCTCAGTTGATATGGACAACACTAGAAACCTTCAGGTGAGAGACTTGTGTAATGAAGGGATTTCAGAAGAGGGTGGAACATGGAAGAATGATATGATAAAGGAGTTATTCTCGGATGAAACTGCTAGTAAAATTCTTGCAATGCCTCTTTGCTTCTCTAGAAAGAAGGATACGGTTTTTTGGACGTATAGTAGTAGTGGTGAGTATAATGTGAAAAGTGGGTATGGAATTCTATTCTCAAAATTTATGGAACTAAAAGGTTCAGAGAAGGATAGAGAAAGAATAGGAGCGGAGGAGAAGACCTTCTGCAGGAGGAAATTATGGAAACTGCCGGGTCCGGCAATGTGGAAGATACTAATTTGGAGAATCATTACTGATACATTGCCGGTGGGAGTCAACTTTGAAAGGAGAAATATTCAACTTGAGATAAGGTGCAAATTATGTGGATATGAAGAGGTCAATACTGTGACAATGGAACACCTTTTCAGGGATTGTGAAATTTCAAAGCGGCTTTGGGCATGCACGGAACTGGGTATTCGATCATCACAAGCACATAGGATGGATATTAGGAAATGGGTAATGCAGTGGATCAACTACTTAGAGAAACTTGAGGAGGGTACTAGTCGCATCATACGATTTATGGCTACATTATGGTGTATATGGTGTGTAAGGAATATAATTATATTCAAGGGGGAGAGCTTTCATCCATTTCTTTTCCTAAACTTATGGACCCAGGAAGTACGAAAAGCGGATGAAGCTATGCTTGTATGCAACAAGGATAAGGTGAAAAGGACCCAAGAGGGAGAGGAAATGGGTGATGACACGGGAAAGTGGATAAGGGAGAGTAAGCCTTTCTACGCGATAGGTGCACTTTACAATTGTGAATGCACAAGAGTTATGGTTGATGCAGGATGGAAATCAAAGGAAAAGGCAAGCGTAGGATGGGTGGCGTACACTGAAACAAGTCAAATAATGGTGGAGAAGTACAAGGCAATCAAAGCTGAATCAGCCCTGCAAGCGGAAGCTTTGGGATTACGCGAAGTTATCCTTTGGGCTAAAGAGGAGGGGCGGTGGCATGTGGAAGTTTCGACTGACTGTCTACCTCTTATTGCTTTTTTTGCAGGTTCGGAGAAAGCTCATCACATGACTAAAGAGATACTTGAAGATATTCTAGCTCTTAGTGGATATTTTCATTGTCTATCCTTTAGTTATATTCCTAGGTCATCCAATAAGGTGGCTCATAGCCTTGCTAAGAAGGCTATGACTAGTTAG